One part of the Salvelinus fontinalis isolate EN_2023a chromosome 4, ASM2944872v1, whole genome shotgun sequence genome encodes these proteins:
- the LOC129854568 gene encoding uncharacterized protein LOC129854568 isoform X1, with product MSGCKHFRKLLLCSTTPPTHFHFMFKFSVGEDWEAVPVTTHEDCDDSHHQKCLSVGPVIIWFLSSLPSSQLKTVFLDILRCCVGESLSIEIPDDDQCPVSNFSVCTEKIGQVFEYSKKLSELTVDPRYQDRIQLKNDAYGLAVVIWNVTKEDEKQQYYVDCASTILKRFVIQIPRSIESSTTTAFPQPSTTTPGGSAGGSTTTAAPQPYQVYLWNILLGWYWYQYA from the exons ATGTCTGGGTGTAAACATTTTAGGAAGTTGTTATTGTGCTCCACCACACCCCCAACACACTTTCATTTCATGTTTAAGTTTTCTGTAGGTGAGGACTGGGAGGCTGTTCCTGTTACAACGCATGAGGACTGTGATGATTCTCATCATCAAAA GTGTCTGAGTGTTGGCCCAGTTATAATCTGGTTCTTGTCCAGCCTGCCTTCCAGCCAGTTGAAAACAG TTTTCTTGGATATACTTCGTTGTTGTGTGGGGGAGTCCTTATCCATAGAAATACCTGATGATGACCAGTGTCCTGTGTCAAACTTCAGTGTATGTACAGAGAAAATTGGCCAAGTGTTCGAGTATAGCAAGAAGCTGTCAGAGTTGACTGTGGATCCACGTTATCAGGACAGGATCCAGTTGAAGAATGACGCCTACGGCCTTGCTGTTGTAATTTGGAATGTAACCAAAGAAGATGAAAAGCAACAGTATTATGTGGACTGTGCTTCTACAATTCTAAAGAGATTTGTAATTCAAATTCCAA GAAGTATTGAGAGTTCAACCACCACAGCATTCCCCCAACCATCTACAACCACACCAGGAG GTAGCGCTGGCGGTTCAACCACCACAGCAGCCCCCCAACCATACCAG GTCTACCTGTGGAACATCTTGCTTGGCTGGTACTGGTACCAGTATGCCTAA
- the LOC129854568 gene encoding uncharacterized protein LOC129854568 isoform X5, producing the protein MKMDFRWCLSVGPVIIWFLSSLPSSQLKTGSIESSTTTAFPQPSTTTPGGSAGGSTTTAAPQPYQVYLWNILLGWYWYQYA; encoded by the exons ATGAAGATGGATTTTCGCTG GTGTCTGAGTGTTGGCCCAGTTATAATCTGGTTCTTGTCCAGCCTGCCTTCCAGCCAGTTGAAAACAG GAAGTATTGAGAGTTCAACCACCACAGCATTCCCCCAACCATCTACAACCACACCAGGAG GTAGCGCTGGCGGTTCAACCACCACAGCAGCCCCCCAACCATACCAG GTCTACCTGTGGAACATCTTGCTTGGCTGGTACTGGTACCAGTATGCCTAA
- the LOC129854568 gene encoding uncharacterized protein LOC129854568 isoform X2, which yields MSGCKHFRKLLLCSTTPPTHFHFMFKFSVGEDWEAVPVTTHEDCDDSHHQKCLSVGPVIIWFLSSLPSSQLKTVFLDILRCCVGESLSIEIPDDDQCPVSNFSVCTEKIGQVFEYSKKLSELTVDPRYQDRIQLKNDAYGLAVVIWNVTKEDEKQQYYVDCASTILKRFVIQIPRSIESSTTTAFPQPSTTTPGGLPVEHLAWLVLVPVCLSGIVLHIRNR from the exons ATGTCTGGGTGTAAACATTTTAGGAAGTTGTTATTGTGCTCCACCACACCCCCAACACACTTTCATTTCATGTTTAAGTTTTCTGTAGGTGAGGACTGGGAGGCTGTTCCTGTTACAACGCATGAGGACTGTGATGATTCTCATCATCAAAA GTGTCTGAGTGTTGGCCCAGTTATAATCTGGTTCTTGTCCAGCCTGCCTTCCAGCCAGTTGAAAACAG TTTTCTTGGATATACTTCGTTGTTGTGTGGGGGAGTCCTTATCCATAGAAATACCTGATGATGACCAGTGTCCTGTGTCAAACTTCAGTGTATGTACAGAGAAAATTGGCCAAGTGTTCGAGTATAGCAAGAAGCTGTCAGAGTTGACTGTGGATCCACGTTATCAGGACAGGATCCAGTTGAAGAATGACGCCTACGGCCTTGCTGTTGTAATTTGGAATGTAACCAAAGAAGATGAAAAGCAACAGTATTATGTGGACTGTGCTTCTACAATTCTAAAGAGATTTGTAATTCAAATTCCAA GAAGTATTGAGAGTTCAACCACCACAGCATTCCCCCAACCATCTACAACCACACCAGGAG GTCTACCTGTGGAACATCTTGCTTGGCTGGTACTGGTACCAGTATGCCTAAGCGGCATAGTACTACACATCAGGAATCGTTga
- the LOC129854568 gene encoding uncharacterized protein LOC129854568 isoform X3, with translation MKMDFRWCLSVGPVIIWFLSSLPSSQLKTVFLDILRCCVGESLSIEIPDDDQCPVSNFSVCTEKIGQVFEYSKKLSELTVDPRYQDRIQLKNDAYGLAVVIWNVTKEDEKQQYYVDCASTILKRFVIQIPRSIESSTTTAFPQPSTTTPGGSAGGSTTTAAPQPYQVYLWNILLGWYWYQYA, from the exons ATGAAGATGGATTTTCGCTG GTGTCTGAGTGTTGGCCCAGTTATAATCTGGTTCTTGTCCAGCCTGCCTTCCAGCCAGTTGAAAACAG TTTTCTTGGATATACTTCGTTGTTGTGTGGGGGAGTCCTTATCCATAGAAATACCTGATGATGACCAGTGTCCTGTGTCAAACTTCAGTGTATGTACAGAGAAAATTGGCCAAGTGTTCGAGTATAGCAAGAAGCTGTCAGAGTTGACTGTGGATCCACGTTATCAGGACAGGATCCAGTTGAAGAATGACGCCTACGGCCTTGCTGTTGTAATTTGGAATGTAACCAAAGAAGATGAAAAGCAACAGTATTATGTGGACTGTGCTTCTACAATTCTAAAGAGATTTGTAATTCAAATTCCAA GAAGTATTGAGAGTTCAACCACCACAGCATTCCCCCAACCATCTACAACCACACCAGGAG GTAGCGCTGGCGGTTCAACCACCACAGCAGCCCCCCAACCATACCAG GTCTACCTGTGGAACATCTTGCTTGGCTGGTACTGGTACCAGTATGCCTAA
- the LOC129854568 gene encoding uncharacterized protein LOC129854568 isoform X4 yields the protein MPCSGGCLSVGPVIIWFLSSLPSSQLKTVFLDILRCCVGESLSIEIPDDDQCPVSNFSVCTEKIGQVFEYSKKLSELTVDPRYQDRIQLKNDAYGLAVVIWNVTKEDEKQQYYVDCASTILKRFVIQIPRSIESSTTTAFPQPSTTTPGGSAGGSTTTAAPQPYQVYLWNILLGWYWYQYA from the exons ATGCCCTGCTCTGGCGG GTGTCTGAGTGTTGGCCCAGTTATAATCTGGTTCTTGTCCAGCCTGCCTTCCAGCCAGTTGAAAACAG TTTTCTTGGATATACTTCGTTGTTGTGTGGGGGAGTCCTTATCCATAGAAATACCTGATGATGACCAGTGTCCTGTGTCAAACTTCAGTGTATGTACAGAGAAAATTGGCCAAGTGTTCGAGTATAGCAAGAAGCTGTCAGAGTTGACTGTGGATCCACGTTATCAGGACAGGATCCAGTTGAAGAATGACGCCTACGGCCTTGCTGTTGTAATTTGGAATGTAACCAAAGAAGATGAAAAGCAACAGTATTATGTGGACTGTGCTTCTACAATTCTAAAGAGATTTGTAATTCAAATTCCAA GAAGTATTGAGAGTTCAACCACCACAGCATTCCCCCAACCATCTACAACCACACCAGGAG GTAGCGCTGGCGGTTCAACCACCACAGCAGCCCCCCAACCATACCAG GTCTACCTGTGGAACATCTTGCTTGGCTGGTACTGGTACCAGTATGCCTAA